One Aptenodytes patagonicus chromosome 7, bAptPat1.pri.cur, whole genome shotgun sequence genomic window, CCCgtgagcagccccagggctgagcccagcctCTCCGCTCTGCCCGCAGATTACGGCATCAAACCCAAGCAGCCTCGCTTCAGGACCTGGGCAGCCcgggagcggccggcggggctgcGCAGAGCTGGCAAAAGCAAGCGTGATGAACTTGACTTGCTGGAGTACTACTATGATGCCCGCTTGTAAGCCAGCATGCCCCTGTGCccatcacagcccagcctccaggacgccccccgcctgccctccGCTGCTGCAGGACAGGGTAGGTGTGGAGTGTAGGAATGGGGCAGGGGGTGAAAGGGTAAGCCCTATTTTGAGTGAGGACTGGAgcaaatgacctccagaggtcccatctGATCATCATACGATGATCTCTGGCCTCCAGGGATTGCAACTGGAGCTCTCAGACCAAACCTGAGAAGCTCCAGCTCCTCTTGGGGTCCCAAGGGAAGGAATGAGCCAGGGCCCAAACTCACTGTGGTGGGACACAAACAGCATGGCGGCCCTGCTCCATGAACCATCATATTTAATAGTTGTTGCCATCACAGCAGATCCAGCTGAAGCACAGAGACCGCTGGCTGCAGGGACCGGGAGAGCTCTTCTACCTCCACGGTGCTTCACTCAGTTCCCTGCAGGCTTTAGCCCTTCCCTGCCCCACTTCTGGCAGGGACCCAGCTCTGCGCAGGGGCTGAGCCCCACTGCCCTGGGATGGTCCAGCCCTGCCGCTGCCTCTGccacctgcagctggggggaggggggggaaaggggcaGAGAAAGTCTCCCCTCCCAAGGGTGTAGTTACTGCAGGGAGGTATGGGGGTACTTTTATCTCTTCCCAGGGCATGGATACAAGAGGggagggtggggatgggggcagaGGCAGGGGTGAGCTGTCTCAGCTCATCCTGGTGCTGGCATGCCTCTGGCAGGGGAGATACTGGAACCCTCTGTCATTCCCGTCCAGCAGCCTTGTCCCCAGGGCCCGGCAGGGAGGCGATGCCTGCCCAGGGCAAGCCCATCTCCCAGGCATGAGCCAGCACACGGGTCTTCTTTGCTGTAGCTGCTGTGTCTTCATACTGCGAGAGTCTGACTCTGCCACTGCATTAAAAGTCACCCCAGAGGGATGTGACGGGAAGCTGGGCCATGGTCGCAAGGAGGAGATGCTGTcaccccagcctgcagcaggaaagGGCCCAAGCACACTGCTGCCCACCCCTCCGCTGCTCACAGGCAGGGCACCCAGCGGGTGCTTCTCCAATAGAATAAACTAAGAGTATTTTGTACAATAAACACAATTTGTCCAGCCCTCCCCCCTCCcatccccccagccccagcccgagGAAGGGGAGTCATGAAAAGAGGCGGTGCTCCGTGCCCCGGGGagccctgccccgggcccgctccTCCTCCAGGCTCAAAGCAGCTCTTGTCCATGCACAACACGGGGAAGGGGCGAGATTGCAGCCCTGGCTGTGCAGggggtgcctgtgccagcccctaTTCCAGGTAGATGTCTTCCGTGGGGCACGTGTACTCCACATACTCCTTGTAGAATTGCTGAAAAGCCCTCCTGCAACACAGCACCGGGCAAAGCTGAGCAGCGTCATCCCCACAAGGCATTTACAGAGTCCCGCTTTCCTTCTCGCCCTCGCTCCCTACCCTGCGGCCAGTTTGACCCTCCAGTCCCCCAGCCCCTGGCCCCTCCTGCATTAGCACCCAGAGCTGCCATCAGAGCTGCAGGGTCTCCATCCTTGCTCTGATCCCCTGCACAGTGCAGGACTTTCAGCCATCTGCCTGCAAAGCTTTGTACTGGGACTTGTTCCAGTGTTGTCAGGAATACGCTGCCCGTAGCCGTCAGCCCTGGCTCTCACCCCAAGCCTCTCACTTGAGGGAAGAGGTGCCAGCCTGGGGCCAGGTCCAAGCCCCACATATATGGGGAGATGGCAGAATTCAGCCTGGCTGCCTTGTTCCTCCTGCCCTTCAGGAGCAAGCGCCTCCCTTCCTGCCCAGCTGGGACTCACCCTACAGACTCCGCCAGTGGCTTCGTGGACTCCTCCGAGACAAAGACATGACAAGCAAATCTGTGGTCAGCAGGGTGCTTGGTGATGAACCCAAAATATCTGAGAGCAGAGAGAGTGGGTGTGACTGGACCAGCAGACAAGCAGGCACAGGTACCCCACCATCCCCGAGCTGTACCCACCCCTGAGCCATAGGGGTTTGggacgtgcacacacacacccctccccccccccccaacccctagTGGCCACCAGCTGCCACGGCCTATGCCCAGAGCTGGGATGTAATTCCCATCCAAAGGCTGCTTTTGCATGAAGCCGCAGTGCTGGGCTCACAGGGGAAGGGGAGTGCTCAGGACCAAGGCACTGAGAAGCATCACCTTCCCAGCCCcagtcatgctgcccccaggGAGCGGGAAGGCAGCAAAGCCTCCGTGCCAAGCTGCTGGTGTTGAGAGCTGCCCCGCCACCTCCTTATTACTCACTTGTTGTTCTTTGGATGGTACCCACAAAAGGAAatgttcttcagctggaaaaaatggCTACACTTGTTTacctgggggagagagagagacgaACTGTCAAAGctttcctccccaccaccctgtgGGGCAACCAGTCTCTGGCCCCTGGAAATATGCACTTGGATTGAGCAGTGAAATGAATTTGAGCCTGATCCTGGGCTGCTAGCAGAAGCACTTTCAGGATGGTCCCAAGCACCTGCACACAGggtgctcttccaggcagccctgCTGGCTCCCACCCAGGCTGCCTCtacctccagcagctcctgtggGGTTTCCCTGGAGGCCCTGGGTTAGGCTGTACTCAGGTTAGGGTCAGTGCTGCTGTTTGCCCAGTGCACACAGCCCTTCTCCCTTGCTAAAAAGGCTCTCAGAAATACCAGCAGATAGAAGGTGAATGGATAACTTGGAGCTAAATAAGTCTTTCAAGCCTGCGTGTTCAAAGGGTCCCAACCAGAAATGAGAACTTATTTATACAGGTTTAAAGAGCAACCAAGTTGATGGCATCCTCTAGATACAGGCAGGACTTGTAGaaaccccagcccagctccctgccacagCATCCATAGCCATGAACGACTCCTACGCCCCAGCTGTAGGGGAGGTTTCCCAAAGCCTTGCTGCAAAGCCCTCCCTTGCCTCTGCCCAGCATCTCGCTGTGCTTTGCTAGGCTACTTATGCAGAACACTAATCAGCAGCCTGCCATAGCCAGCTAAAGAGATTACAGGGCAGATCTGGAGGACACCACTCAAAATAGTAACAGAAAGATTTAGGAGCAGCTGACAGATTACCGGCGCAGCTCAGCTCGCAGCATCCCAGCATCCCAGCGCAGCGATGCACTTGGCAGCTGCGAGGGCATCAGCTGGTGGTATGGCCCAAAGCTGGGAGCCCACGAGGGACCCTGAGGTGGGCCTACAACCCCACTGATGGTGTTTCTCACACCCTTAGACGGGTGGAGATCCTCCATTTTCATATGCAAACATGACCTATAGCACAGGGGACACgagccagcagctgggaagggaTGAGATGAGTGGGGAGTGGGGCACTACCTTGCTGTGCTCCTTGGAGTCATCAGCTTTCACGGCAATCTTGACCCCACGCACGCTGATCTCCAGGACGCAGCTGGAGGGTGGGTTAAAGTGCACAGTGAGGCGGCGTGTGGTGGCAATCTAGGGGGGGGGAGACAGAGAGACAAAGCCCTGGCACTCGTGAGCAGTGATGATGGCTcaccctttcccttcccttccccactgaggctctgccctgctgccaggagGAGCAGGCGCTCCCAGGGATGGGGTGGGACACTACCTTCTGCATGGCCGCACAGAGCACGTCGTTGCCCTTGTGATAGGGAACCTGCACCGAGCCGAGGAACTTCACCCGAAACTGGTCCACCCAGTCACTGCTCTTGGTCAGAGCTGGAAGAGAGAGCACGCGGTGGGGATCGCCTCTGGTGACCAGGAACGTGGGCTGAGATACACCTCCCCGCTCCATATTCCCACCCCCGCATGTTTCCCTGCCCAGGGAAGGCTTCCTGCAGCACCAGGTACCAGCTCCCAGCATCACACCAGAAGCTGCCCATCGGTCCCAGCTGGGTGCCCAACTTggtcctccctccatccccctgcTCAGCACCAGGCTCTGCTCAACAGAGGGGAGGTGGACACAAGATGGGGGACATCAGCAGGCTGCGCACAGAGGCTTGGTACCTGTTACATGGTCTGGGTCCTTGGTGACTTCGATAGCATAGTAGGCAGGAAAAATGCCCCGGTCACCCGTCCGCATGTTGTAGGCCTCGTACCAATAATCTTCTGCCTGCACCTCCACCAGCAAAGGATCGtccacctccagctccagctcATCCACGTGGCGAGGCACAAACCTGGGCAGGGAGGCACTAGCACCTGGCCAACCAGCAGCTCTGGTGGCCTTCTCACTGGCacactgctggggcagggggcaaCACAAAACCCACCGCTggcccaggcaggcagcaccCTGGTGGGTGTAATTAGCTATGGGGACCTGAGATACTGAATAAAGCATCTGAGCATGTTTAGGCTCAAAAGGTGTCAGCACCCTGGCACCTAAGGCAAGGATATCCCTATGGCACCACCCATGCTGCTCCCCAGAGGTCCCAGCTGCCCTCGGAGGTCTTGTCCTGCCCAGGAGCGACAcctgcccaggctgctgcaggggcACGAGCTATGGGCAGTGGTTTGGTCCCTGGGGCTTCCCAAACACTGGTGTTTGGGCTGGCCCCACCATGGTGGGAGGACAGCACCAGCTTTGCCCCATGAGAGGCTGGGGACACCGCTCGCACCTGTAAGCTCACCTAAAGACAGCACGGTGggtctgctcctgctcctccccgtTGATCATGCAGGAGAACAACCCGAAAGACTCGGCACCTGGGGACAAAGGCAGAGGAGGACAGCTCAGCATTGAGGGGTCAGCACCACAACCAAGGGATGGACATAAAGCCAAACAGGCTGCTGATGCTCCTGGGTATGGCCCAGCCAAGACAAAACCACATGGTGCCACATGAGAGAAAGGCACGGCTAGGGCCGCCGCACTGGTGCCCAGTGGTCCCCGCTGGGACCACGACCTCCCTGTGCCACCTCGCACAGCTGTGACAGCTGGTGTCACCAGCACTGTGGGACAGGCCGCACCGCAGGAAGCCCTGCCTGCCGGGGCATGCTGCCAGCCGCGGTGCTCCTCTGGGCTCAGGGAGGAGGGGGACACTCCAGGAGGGATGCTGTCCCCCTGTGAGACCACCCAGCCTTCCCCTCAGCACAGACATACCTTGGGCTAGCCAAAAAAGCAGCCTGAAACACCTCCAGCCACTTCCACCTGCAGGTCGCAAGGCTTTTCCAAgccccccccacacctccctgGCCACCAGGGACAAAACCACAGGCTACAGCAAGCAGAGCTAGGGCTGATGCCTGCTGGTGGCCCTCCACCTGGCCCTAAGTGTGCCCTCAGCCTCGCACCAGGGAtgggcagggctgcccaggcaggcagccaCCAGCTcacctccccccagcccccagcactcACTGGAGGAGCGCGCCCGGCCGCTCATGAAGACGTTGAGGAACTTCTTGGAGAAGTGGATGTCTGCCTCAGGGGTGGAGTCCTCAGAGAGGCAGACCGAGTCACGCTTCAGCGCATCTTCCTCGTACTCCTCACTGATGGCCGACTCGTAGGGTGAGGAAACGCAGTTGTCGTAGACGGTGGCCGAATCACTCTCGTCGCTGTAGCCCGAGTAGCACTGCTTGAGGCTGACCAGTTCCAGCTGCACATTCTCGTCCACCACCAGTGTGTACTTGACCGAGTCGTAGGAGAGGGCGCTGGTGTCCGAACTCACCGAGGCTCTCTGAAGGTTGTGCCCTGGCCGGGAGCCACCACTCCCACCACCACAGGAGGCCCTGGGCAGGTTCGTCTTGTCAGGGGAGGACATGTAGTCCAGCACCTCGTCCTCCTCGCTGATGGAGGGGTTGGTTTTTCCTGCCAGGGCCGAATAGCCGGTGTCAATGTCGGAGCTGATGGACATGCGGTTCTCACTGGACTGAGACAGGAATGGCTTGTCAGTCTCCAGGGGGTCCGAGTTCTTCTGCACAGGTGTCAGGTAGATCTCCTCTGTGGCCTCCAGCCTCACGTCCGTCTGGTAGTGGATGCGGTCCCGGTGGGCCTCAGGGCCCCTCGTTGTCACCACCACCACGCTGGCACCATGTGGTGGGGGCCGGCTGGTGGCCTGGTGCTTCTCGGGTGGCCGGGACAAGGCAACACAGGCAGGTGCCATCTGGGTGGCTGCTGTGCGCCGGCACGGGCTCTCCGTGGACGTGCCCCGGTCTTTGGTGGAGGTTGTGCTGTTTTGGTGATTGACCTCATCACTCAGGCAAACATGGTCGTGGGGAGGGGTCTGCTCacctggagggagaggagagcagcactgACAGCCCCGCAGAGGGTGATGCTCCCTGCCAGGGAAGGTGGCCAGGAATGCCA contains:
- the FREY1 gene encoding protein Frey 1 codes for the protein MLHGLLLLALLLGAALPRPLRQSYSVPEDFSAPLELPQQHFGLVDDYGIKPKQPRFRTWAARERPAGLRRAGKSKRDELDLLEYYYDARL
- the MAPK8IP1 gene encoding C-Jun-amino-terminal kinase-interacting protein 1, yielding MAEREKGAASPPASSPFLGLHLASPPSFRLTHDISLEEFEDEDLSEITDECGISLHCKESLATRGHVSRQGGGARSAGGGEASRLQAEMLQLDLIDAAGDAPAEEQTAPEPLQKDPPAGTTDVYRPKRPTTLNLFPQVPRSQDTLNNNSLGKKHSWQERVSRSSSPLKTGEQTPPHDHVCLSDEVNHQNSTTSTKDRGTSTESPCRRTAATQMAPACVALSRPPEKHQATSRPPPHGASVVVVTTRGPEAHRDRIHYQTDVRLEATEEIYLTPVQKNSDPLETDKPFLSQSSENRMSISSDIDTGYSALAGKTNPSISEEDEVLDYMSSPDKTNLPRASCGGGSGGSRPGHNLQRASVSSDTSALSYDSVKYTLVVDENVQLELVSLKQCYSGYSDESDSATVYDNCVSSPYESAISEEYEEDALKRDSVCLSEDSTPEADIHFSKKFLNVFMSGRARSSSAESFGLFSCMINGEEQEQTHRAVFRFVPRHVDELELEVDDPLLVEVQAEDYWYEAYNMRTGDRGIFPAYYAIEVTKDPDHVTALTKSSDWVDQFRVKFLGSVQVPYHKGNDVLCAAMQKIATTRRLTVHFNPPSSCVLEISVRGVKIAVKADDSKEHSKVNKCSHFFQLKNISFCGYHPKNNKYFGFITKHPADHRFACHVFVSEESTKPLAESVGRAFQQFYKEYVEYTCPTEDIYLE